A genomic segment from Gracilimonas sediminicola encodes:
- a CDS encoding sensor histidine kinase, with the protein MDTNRSFAKSSFRRLHIDRKMMGILVVFTVLGIFLTISVIVATNTLSGLRGYSTFQVNWTEARKDAAFHLLNYINTRDDVYLDGFKDAMQLIDNASSIREELKAEDTDYAYLQELYIQTHTMPNDVDNMIRTYQWFHSFGDFQIAIQEWIDSDGTMREMEGLANEAQMLVNTNSLTFERQQELTNQVLALDQRLRGSKFRLAAALSSGTELLNFIMLWIAVSLGLILLTTGGMLSFRFLKSIKNWEREIEINEQKYRSLYEQNPNAVFSLSRDGLLISANRVFEKAVGMQAEVLKGSTIDRFVEKSDIKKLQFHFHRTLEGTPQHYETAVVLKKSAPMHVEVTNLPMVVDGEIIGVYGIARDITYRKEAELKIKEQLQEKTHLIAEVHDRVKNNLALVSSLIQLQQNLSKQPSSGNFFDNTISRIHSMAMVHERLYQNETFSSIRMDEYVNELLETIRRKYSSPSANVQLITHTNPVTLSIKQSIPTGLLLNELLVNAFKHGITEDNGKIEVYLSQEKDEVVIKVSDTGPGLCKDFDLKQAQTLGMTLISVLLRQLDADYQLSNEEGTTFTIRFKGIDVLSRTG; encoded by the coding sequence ATGGATACTAACAGAAGTTTTGCAAAAAGCTCTTTCAGGCGGCTCCATATAGACAGAAAGATGATGGGCATCCTCGTCGTTTTTACGGTCTTGGGGATTTTTCTGACCATATCGGTTATTGTAGCCACCAACACACTGTCGGGGCTCAGGGGTTACTCAACCTTTCAGGTAAACTGGACGGAAGCGCGTAAAGATGCCGCTTTTCACCTTCTCAACTACATCAACACGAGGGACGATGTTTACCTGGACGGGTTTAAAGATGCAATGCAGCTCATCGATAATGCTTCAAGTATTCGGGAGGAGCTTAAAGCTGAGGATACCGATTATGCCTATTTACAGGAACTGTATATCCAGACCCATACCATGCCCAATGACGTTGATAACATGATCCGCACTTACCAATGGTTTCATTCTTTTGGGGATTTTCAAATTGCTATTCAGGAGTGGATAGATTCTGATGGCACCATGAGGGAAATGGAGGGGCTGGCTAATGAGGCGCAGATGCTTGTCAACACTAATTCTTTGACTTTTGAACGGCAACAAGAGCTCACGAACCAGGTTTTAGCTTTAGATCAAAGACTAAGAGGATCTAAATTCAGGCTGGCCGCGGCTCTTTCTTCGGGAACAGAGCTTTTAAATTTCATCATGTTGTGGATTGCTGTTTCTCTTGGGTTAATCTTGTTAACCACCGGTGGCATGCTTTCTTTTCGATTTCTGAAGAGCATTAAAAACTGGGAAAGAGAGATCGAGATTAATGAGCAGAAGTATAGGTCACTGTATGAGCAAAATCCCAATGCCGTTTTCTCATTATCCAGAGATGGCCTTCTAATTTCTGCCAACCGAGTATTCGAAAAGGCTGTAGGCATGCAAGCTGAAGTATTGAAAGGTTCAACTATTGACCGGTTTGTAGAAAAATCAGATATCAAAAAACTGCAGTTCCATTTTCACCGAACGCTGGAAGGAACCCCACAGCATTATGAGACAGCTGTTGTTTTAAAAAAATCAGCTCCTATGCATGTAGAGGTTACAAATTTGCCTATGGTTGTTGACGGAGAAATTATTGGCGTTTACGGTATTGCCCGCGACATTACTTATAGAAAGGAAGCAGAACTGAAAATAAAAGAGCAGCTGCAAGAGAAAACTCACCTTATAGCAGAAGTCCATGACCGGGTGAAGAATAACCTGGCTTTAGTTTCCAGCCTGATACAATTACAACAAAATCTATCAAAACAACCAAGTTCCGGAAACTTCTTTGATAATACGATTTCCCGAATCCACTCTATGGCGATGGTGCATGAGCGACTATATCAGAACGAAACTTTTTCAAGCATCAGAATGGATGAATATGTAAATGAGCTGTTAGAAACCATTCGGCGAAAATACTCCTCTCCTTCGGCCAATGTTCAGTTAATAACGCATACCAACCCTGTTACATTAAGCATCAAACAGTCTATACCAACCGGACTTCTACTTAATGAGCTTTTAGTGAACGCTTTTAAACATGGCATCACTGAAGATAATGGGAAGATTGAAGTCTATCTTTCGCAGGAAAAGGATGAGGTTGTCATCAAAGTTTCTGATACAGGCCCGGGACTTTGTAAAGACTTTGACCTTAAACAGGCCCAAACCTTGGGGATGACTTTAATTTCGGTGTTACTCCGACAGCTGGATGCCGATTACCAATTATCTAATGAAGAGGGAACCACATTTACTATTCGGTTTAAAGGTATAGACGTGCTTTCCAGAACGGGCTGA
- a CDS encoding DUF72 domain-containing protein has protein sequence MSLPYHLGCTVWSLPEWKGSFFTDDAQPDRFLSQYSSVFNSVEGNTTFYNTPDPETILKWGQQTPKGFKFCFKFPKRLTHERRLQNVEDDAVHFVKLFEPIREKTGPFMIQFPDSFGPQDLYKLENVFSVLPKSFSYAVEVRHRDFFDHGKHERNLTSLLKSYDVDRVIFDTRKLHSVKATESSIAEAQKKKPKVPVRFDTTGARPLLRYVGTNDILNNEPYLKEWAIIVAEWIDEGLHPYVFIHAPNKVDQPKLCRHFHKLLSQLIEVPVLPDWPANKQDKQLGLF, from the coding sequence ATGAGCCTGCCATATCACCTGGGTTGTACAGTCTGGAGTTTGCCGGAGTGGAAAGGAAGTTTCTTTACTGATGATGCCCAGCCCGATCGGTTTCTGTCTCAGTATTCGTCCGTATTTAATTCTGTGGAAGGCAACACCACATTCTATAACACCCCTGACCCTGAAACCATATTGAAGTGGGGGCAACAAACTCCGAAAGGATTTAAGTTTTGCTTCAAATTTCCCAAGCGCCTCACCCACGAGCGCCGGTTACAGAACGTGGAAGATGATGCGGTGCATTTCGTAAAGTTGTTTGAACCGATCAGAGAGAAAACCGGGCCGTTTATGATTCAGTTTCCTGACAGTTTTGGGCCTCAGGATCTATATAAGCTGGAAAATGTGTTCTCCGTTCTTCCAAAATCATTTAGCTATGCCGTTGAGGTTCGTCACCGTGACTTTTTTGACCACGGAAAGCATGAACGAAACCTGACTTCTCTCCTGAAAAGCTATGATGTGGATCGGGTTATTTTTGACACCCGTAAACTCCATTCGGTTAAAGCTACCGAATCTTCCATTGCAGAGGCACAAAAGAAAAAGCCCAAAGTACCCGTTCGATTCGATACTACGGGTGCCCGGCCCTTATTAAGATATGTAGGTACCAACGACATCCTTAACAACGAACCCTACCTGAAGGAGTGGGCTATCATAGTGGCTGAATGGATTGATGAAGGGCTTCACCCCTACGTTTTCATCCACGCTCCCAACAAGGTGGATCAGCCTAAACTATGCCGGCATTTTCACAAGCTGCTGTCGCAGTTGATTGAGGTTCCTGTCTTGCCTGATTGGCCTGCCAATAAGCAGGATAAACAACTTGGGTTGTTCTGA
- a CDS encoding TraR/DksA family transcriptional regulator: protein MTQQEAPVNNTPFSSEELEHFEERLNEELEDAEEKINSFEDRLSEIESKLDDTTSSSAHHQGNIASSEEEREKYYSMIEKQKEKIEEIKMAKDRIETGNYGVCDVTGDPIKKERLEIKPHARYSVEAVKSANNVEANTEINVNEPV, encoded by the coding sequence ATGACACAGCAAGAAGCACCGGTAAACAACACTCCATTTTCATCAGAAGAACTTGAGCATTTTGAAGAACGGCTAAACGAAGAGCTGGAAGATGCCGAAGAAAAGATAAATTCCTTCGAAGATCGATTAAGTGAAATTGAGAGTAAGCTTGATGATACTACTTCCTCCTCGGCCCACCATCAGGGTAATATTGCTTCCTCGGAGGAAGAAAGAGAGAAGTACTACTCAATGATCGAAAAGCAAAAAGAGAAGATCGAAGAGATTAAGATGGCGAAAGATCGTATAGAAACGGGTAACTATGGAGTCTGCGATGTAACCGGAGATCCCATCAAGAAAGAGCGGCTTGAGATTAAACCCCACGCCCGGTACAGTGTGGAAGCGGTAAAGTCGGCTAATAATGTAGAAGCCAATACCGAAATCAATGTGAACGAACCGGTGTAA
- a CDS encoding MFS transporter, which translates to MLGAVFATWASRIPAIRDISMLTPVTLGYALLGRGLGTILIMPAVTGLIHRVGAKKASMLFGVLLILSLIPMAVAPDWIVLTLVLLITGAGASGYNISINALGSRIEESTGRSHMSMIHSWFGVGNVAGALAGTAMASQQFSVTLHFWGIAILLLVVLMGVYSYLPEDGPDPQAVKARFKLPHGSLLWLGVICFVAASIEDSIMNWVTLFFTDYVGASEGLAPIGYTAYAVSMLIMRLVGDRLKPRFGAKALITGGSVIAATGVIISILSPNLMVASIGFVMAGAGVALTFPMIFSAAGKEGAVALATVATMGALGGMLSQPIMGYLVDNFTLTGGFIFICICMLAVGAGSQKARLLKK; encoded by the coding sequence ATTCTGGGAGCCGTATTTGCAACCTGGGCTTCCCGTATTCCGGCCATTCGTGATATATCCATGCTCACCCCGGTTACGCTGGGATATGCACTGCTTGGGCGGGGACTGGGCACCATATTAATTATGCCGGCAGTAACCGGACTCATACACCGTGTTGGAGCGAAAAAGGCATCTATGCTCTTTGGTGTGCTGTTGATTCTGTCACTCATTCCCATGGCGGTAGCACCGGACTGGATTGTACTGACACTTGTGCTGTTAATTACCGGCGCGGGAGCCAGCGGATATAATATTTCCATCAATGCTCTCGGTTCCAGGATCGAAGAAAGTACCGGCCGGTCGCACATGTCCATGATCCACTCCTGGTTTGGAGTGGGGAATGTTGCCGGGGCTTTGGCAGGAACAGCTATGGCATCACAACAGTTTTCTGTAACCCTTCATTTCTGGGGAATAGCCATATTGCTGCTGGTTGTACTGATGGGCGTCTATAGCTACCTGCCGGAAGACGGCCCGGACCCACAGGCTGTGAAAGCACGATTCAAACTTCCACACGGGAGTTTACTTTGGTTGGGGGTAATCTGCTTTGTTGCAGCTTCCATCGAAGACTCGATTATGAACTGGGTAACCTTATTCTTCACAGATTATGTGGGAGCATCAGAGGGACTGGCCCCCATTGGATACACCGCTTATGCAGTTTCCATGTTAATTATGCGTTTGGTAGGGGACCGCCTGAAACCAAGGTTTGGGGCAAAAGCATTAATCACAGGCGGTTCTGTAATAGCAGCTACGGGTGTGATAATTTCGATCTTATCTCCAAACCTGATGGTTGCTTCAATTGGCTTTGTTATGGCAGGCGCAGGTGTTGCACTAACGTTCCCCATGATTTTCAGTGCTGCCGGAAAAGAAGGTGCTGTGGCACTTGCAACGGTGGCAACAATGGGAGCGCTGGGCGGAATGCTTTCTCAGCCCATCATGGGTTATCTGGTGGATAATTTTACACTCACCGGTGGGTTTATATTTATTTGTATTTGTATGTTGGCAGTTGGTGCCGGAAGTCAAAAGGCCAGGCTTTTAAAAAAGTAG
- a CDS encoding ATP-grasp domain-containing protein, which produces MPQPDFDVVILTDSRYVNPPAPGGYVQNILTEDRIVKEALQDIGLKVDRKDWADPDFDWSSTKTVLFRTTWDYFNRFGEFKRWMEDTSTRTHFINSEKLIRWNMDKHYLDDLSGGGVTVVPTRYLDSGNGLSIHQIHNITGWQDTVIKPTVGGAGRHTYRIQPKNIDTVAQKLEEVMLEEDFMLQPFQESVITSGEWSFVFFGETFSHAVLKRAKPGDFRVQDDFGGTVHAYSPKENEIEFARQALRACPELPAYARVDMVLNNSGELAVSELELIEPELWFRMKPEAANLLAEEVAKRTP; this is translated from the coding sequence ATGCCCCAACCTGATTTTGACGTTGTCATACTTACTGACTCCCGATATGTAAACCCTCCTGCACCCGGCGGGTATGTTCAAAATATTCTTACGGAAGACCGTATCGTAAAAGAGGCTTTGCAGGATATCGGCTTAAAAGTGGACAGAAAAGATTGGGCTGATCCTGACTTTGACTGGTCTTCAACCAAGACCGTACTTTTCAGAACAACCTGGGATTATTTTAATAGGTTTGGTGAATTTAAACGCTGGATGGAAGACACTTCTACAAGAACCCATTTTATTAATAGTGAGAAGCTTATCCGCTGGAATATGGACAAACATTACCTGGATGATCTCAGCGGGGGTGGCGTTACCGTAGTTCCTACCCGATATCTCGACAGCGGAAATGGACTATCGATACACCAGATTCACAACATCACAGGCTGGCAGGATACAGTCATCAAACCTACAGTTGGGGGAGCCGGCCGCCACACCTATCGCATTCAACCCAAAAACATAGACACCGTTGCCCAAAAGCTTGAAGAGGTAATGCTGGAAGAAGATTTCATGCTTCAGCCTTTTCAGGAGTCCGTCATTACCAGCGGGGAATGGTCGTTTGTCTTTTTTGGTGAAACCTTTAGTCACGCCGTGCTGAAAAGAGCTAAACCGGGCGACTTCAGAGTACAGGATGATTTTGGCGGGACCGTACATGCATATTCGCCTAAAGAGAATGAGATTGAATTTGCCCGGCAAGCATTACGAGCCTGCCCTGAGCTTCCGGCCTATGCGCGGGTTGATATGGTGCTCAATAATTCAGGAGAACTGGCTGTTTCTGAACTGGAGCTCATTGAACCGGAGCTTTGGTTCCGCATGAAACCGGAGGCAGCTAATTTATTGGCAGAAGAAGTCGCAAAACGGACCCCCTGA
- a CDS encoding DUF1499 domain-containing protein, producing MAATNIKGSGLLKWGTSLAVLGGLAVILSGYGYQWGWWHFSTGFSIIPWGTGSAILGGIAGTAGFFRMKERDQNYTIAGFTAMIIGLAALSNFGYWYMEVQKGYPPIHDITTDTVNPPEFDAIVPLRQDAPNPPEYIHEDGPAEAQREFYEGLETLNVSMDYDEAYDRALETAREMPWQVVGENKREGRIEAYHKLPWFGFVDDVVIRVDTTATGSKIDVRSKSRIGRGDLGVNAKRIQSYFEAYQK from the coding sequence ATGGCAGCAACAAACATAAAAGGATCCGGCTTATTAAAATGGGGGACTTCGTTAGCCGTTTTGGGCGGACTGGCAGTTATTCTTTCAGGCTATGGATATCAGTGGGGTTGGTGGCACTTTAGTACCGGTTTTTCAATCATTCCCTGGGGAACAGGATCAGCTATTTTAGGTGGAATTGCAGGAACGGCTGGTTTTTTCAGGATGAAAGAACGGGATCAGAATTATACTATAGCCGGCTTCACGGCAATGATTATCGGGTTGGCTGCCTTATCAAATTTTGGGTATTGGTACATGGAAGTTCAGAAAGGATATCCGCCTATCCACGATATCACAACGGATACGGTGAATCCCCCAGAGTTTGATGCTATTGTTCCCCTCCGGCAAGATGCTCCAAACCCCCCGGAATATATACATGAGGACGGTCCGGCCGAAGCCCAAAGAGAATTTTATGAAGGGCTGGAAACGCTGAACGTTTCAATGGATTATGATGAGGCTTATGACCGTGCTCTTGAAACAGCGCGGGAAATGCCCTGGCAAGTTGTAGGTGAAAACAAGCGGGAAGGACGAATAGAAGCTTACCACAAATTACCCTGGTTTGGGTTTGTTGATGATGTTGTGATTAGGGTTGATACCACCGCAACGGGAAGTAAGATAGATGTGCGATCGAAGTCAAGAATTGGCAGAGGTGATTTAGGGGTGAATGCAAAACGCATTCAATCCTACTTTGAAGCTTATCAGAAATAA
- a CDS encoding adenylate kinase, whose product MNIILFGPPGAGKGTQAKLLQDEFNIPHLSTGDIFRAAIKNKTPLGVKVKSILDSGELVPDQTVVDLVADELSKDKYQEGYILDGFPRTVVQAEAFDAFLENNNDELDAFILLSVPEEELIKRILSRGEGRSDDTEEKVKTRLQVYREETRPVMKHYKKQGKVQEIDGIGTIDEIFGRIKNALS is encoded by the coding sequence ATGAATATTATTCTGTTTGGCCCTCCGGGGGCGGGAAAAGGGACTCAGGCTAAATTATTACAAGACGAGTTCAACATCCCACATCTTTCAACCGGAGATATTTTTCGGGCAGCGATCAAAAATAAAACGCCACTTGGGGTTAAGGTGAAATCCATTTTGGATTCCGGTGAATTAGTTCCTGACCAAACCGTTGTTGACCTGGTTGCAGATGAATTGAGTAAAGACAAATACCAGGAAGGGTACATTCTGGATGGCTTTCCAAGAACGGTAGTTCAGGCCGAGGCTTTCGATGCTTTTCTGGAAAACAACAACGACGAGCTCGATGCTTTCATCCTGTTGTCGGTTCCGGAGGAGGAACTCATCAAACGAATTCTTTCCCGCGGTGAAGGCCGCTCGGATGACACCGAGGAAAAAGTGAAAACCCGCCTTCAGGTATATCGGGAAGAAACCCGGCCCGTAATGAAGCATTATAAAAAACAGGGTAAGGTGCAGGAGATAGATGGTATAGGAACCATCGATGAAATCTTCGGGCGAATTAAGAACGCTCTTTCCTGA
- the rplS gene encoding 50S ribosomal protein L19, with protein MDKLKLVEQSLINEDVPHFTAGDTVNVHYRVREGEKERIQQYEGVVLSERGSGPNKTFTVRKISSNVGVERVFPLNSPFIAKIEVKKKGKVRRSKLFYLRDLRGKAARIQEKGAKKQ; from the coding sequence ATGGATAAGTTAAAACTTGTAGAGCAAAGCCTGATAAATGAGGACGTTCCTCACTTTACAGCTGGAGATACTGTAAATGTTCACTACCGCGTGCGCGAGGGTGAAAAAGAGCGTATTCAGCAGTACGAAGGCGTTGTGCTTTCCGAAAGAGGAAGCGGCCCGAACAAGACGTTTACTGTTCGTAAAATCAGCAGCAACGTTGGTGTTGAGCGTGTATTTCCGCTGAACTCTCCTTTCATCGCTAAAATTGAAGTGAAGAAAAAAGGAAAAGTAAGACGTTCAAAACTTTTCTATCTGCGCGACCTGCGAGGTAAAGCTGCTCGTATTCAGGAAAAAGGCGCGAAGAAACAATAA
- the trmD gene encoding tRNA (guanosine(37)-N1)-methyltransferase TrmD, protein MRIDIISAVPALLDGPLNHSIVKRAVDKELVKIHVHDLRDYTEDKHKKIDDYPYGGEPGMVLTPQPIFSCIEKLQSERDYDELIFTAPDGDVFEQPDANALSLKKNIIILCGHYKGVDQRVRDELITKEFSIGDYVLSGGELPAMVITDAVVRLLPGVLGDAGSALNDSFQDGLLEGPVYTRPAEFKGMKVPDVLLSGDHKKVAEWKQEQSEKRTKERRKDLYEKFKKEH, encoded by the coding sequence ATGAGAATTGATATTATTTCCGCCGTTCCGGCTTTGCTGGACGGGCCGCTGAACCACAGTATTGTGAAGCGGGCTGTCGATAAAGAGCTGGTTAAAATCCATGTGCACGACCTTCGGGATTATACCGAAGACAAACACAAGAAAATAGATGATTACCCCTATGGTGGCGAACCCGGAATGGTGCTTACACCGCAGCCGATATTCAGCTGTATCGAAAAGCTCCAGTCCGAACGTGATTATGACGAACTCATTTTCACAGCACCCGATGGCGATGTTTTTGAACAGCCTGACGCAAATGCATTATCGCTCAAAAAAAACATCATCATTTTATGTGGCCACTATAAAGGCGTTGATCAGCGGGTAAGAGATGAACTCATCACCAAAGAGTTTTCCATTGGTGATTATGTGCTTTCAGGAGGTGAACTCCCGGCAATGGTTATTACAGATGCTGTTGTTCGCCTGCTCCCCGGTGTGTTGGGAGATGCAGGAAGCGCGCTGAATGATTCATTTCAGGATGGACTGCTGGAAGGTCCGGTTTATACACGTCCGGCAGAGTTTAAGGGGATGAAAGTCCCGGATGTGCTGCTTTCCGGCGATCACAAAAAAGTGGCCGAATGGAAACAGGAGCAATCCGAAAAACGGACCAAAGAACGAAGAAAAGATTTGTACGAAAAATTTAAGAAAGAACATTAA
- the rimM gene encoding ribosome maturation factor RimM (Essential for efficient processing of 16S rRNA): MNQDANTPGFVQVGHVERSHGLEGEVKVFFDVDDPQKVEELKLVYLRNDRGDFYPARIMDFRVEGKRNKISFFVQFDHVADRTGAEALKSKGIFLEAEEAEPFVYAEAETDDSLVDHEVYDGDESIGLVVDVMNNPAHPILVVATTSGSRLIPYIDHFVEDRRDGNIYCQNLDELEGI; the protein is encoded by the coding sequence ATGAATCAGGACGCCAATACACCGGGCTTTGTTCAGGTGGGGCATGTTGAACGCTCCCATGGACTTGAGGGCGAGGTCAAAGTTTTCTTTGATGTCGATGACCCGCAGAAGGTTGAAGAACTGAAGCTGGTGTATTTGCGGAATGACCGAGGCGACTTTTACCCGGCCCGAATCATGGATTTTCGGGTAGAGGGAAAAAGAAATAAAATTTCGTTCTTTGTACAATTTGACCATGTCGCTGATCGCACCGGCGCAGAAGCATTGAAAAGCAAAGGTATATTTCTGGAAGCAGAGGAAGCCGAGCCTTTTGTATATGCAGAAGCTGAAACCGACGATTCATTAGTTGATCATGAAGTATATGACGGAGATGAATCCATCGGGTTGGTGGTTGATGTGATGAACAATCCGGCTCACCCTATTTTAGTAGTAGCTACTACATCGGGAAGCCGCCTGATTCCATACATCGATCATTTTGTAGAAGACCGGCGCGACGGTAACATCTATTGCCAGAACCTGGATGAACTGGAGGGAATATGA
- the rpsP gene encoding 30S ribosomal protein S16, producing MLRIRLQRKGRKKRPIWHIVVAERHEARDGRIVERVGRYDNVTEKKEVVLNEDRILYWLDTGAQPTDTVRKILRREGVLYKRHLINWGKSEEEIEKALAEWKEYRDSKKEDATSRKADYQEVLAAEEREYKEQLQKKAKQAAAEVEAEKAAADAEEDEAPKNEAEEIEAALEEAESDDSAEETTEAAEEETTEAEAEAEAEEEAADEAEEETEAKEEAPAEDEAETEEDSAEAAEEETEEAAEEETKDEEPAEEEKEEAEESSSDKVSTDMNAKEAIDHINNTDLDDLKGFVPEDEDRVTVQRAWESKQEG from the coding sequence TTGTTAAGAATCAGATTACAACGAAAAGGACGTAAAAAACGCCCGATTTGGCATATCGTAGTAGCCGAAAGACACGAAGCTCGTGATGGACGTATCGTAGAGCGTGTGGGTCGTTACGACAACGTAACCGAGAAAAAAGAAGTGGTACTCAACGAAGACCGCATTCTTTATTGGTTAGACACCGGCGCTCAGCCTACCGACACCGTACGTAAAATCCTTCGCCGAGAAGGTGTACTGTACAAGCGTCACCTCATAAACTGGGGCAAGAGCGAAGAAGAAATTGAAAAAGCACTGGCAGAGTGGAAAGAGTACAGAGACTCTAAGAAAGAAGATGCCACCAGCCGCAAAGCGGACTACCAGGAAGTGCTTGCTGCCGAAGAAAGAGAATACAAAGAGCAGCTTCAGAAAAAAGCGAAGCAAGCTGCTGCTGAAGTAGAAGCTGAAAAAGCGGCTGCCGATGCAGAAGAAGACGAAGCTCCTAAAAATGAAGCCGAAGAAATTGAAGCGGCATTAGAAGAAGCTGAGTCTGATGACTCTGCAGAAGAAACAACAGAAGCTGCCGAAGAAGAAACTACAGAAGCGGAAGCCGAAGCCGAAGCCGAGGAAGAAGCAGCTGATGAAGCTGAAGAAGAAACCGAAGCTAAAGAAGAAGCACCTGCAGAAGACGAAGCAGAAACAGAAGAAGATTCTGCTGAAGCTGCTGAAGAGGAAACGGAAGAAGCCGCCGAGGAAGAAACCAAAGACGAAGAGCCGGCTGAAGAAGAGAAAGAAGAAGCTGAAGAGTCATCTTCCGACAAGGTTTCCACTGATATGAATGCCAAAGAGGCGATAGATCACATCAACAACACCGATCTTGACGACCTTAAAGGATTTGTCCCGGAAGACGAAGACCGCGTGACGGTTCAGCGTGCCTGGGAAAGCAAACAAGAAGGATAA